The following coding sequences are from one Candidatus Cloacimonadota bacterium window:
- a CDS encoding glycerol-3-phosphate acyltransferase, with amino-acid sequence MNIIIILLIIVAAYFYGCFSTARIVARTFRSLNIEKVGTGLADTENIYRNVSKSMGIVVGALDMMKALLFLQVVEFLMRLLAFHGSIAGAEILYHKNVMLIYGTAMLVGHCLPVTHKFRGGRGVFTYTGYLLYFMPLPMVITLFVAWLIVVLWKQFRFAQYVIVILPVLLSHFFFAFIPSFRVDLPRFFVAIVWSNAILMGILNFAVSKKLGEL; translated from the coding sequence TTGAACATCATCATTATACTGCTCATCATAGTGGCGGCCTATTTCTATGGCTGTTTTTCCACCGCGCGCATAGTGGCGCGCACTTTCCGTTCCTTAAATATTGAGAAAGTGGGCACCGGGTTGGCAGATACGGAAAACATCTATCGCAACGTCAGCAAATCCATGGGCATCGTGGTGGGCGCGCTGGACATGATGAAAGCCCTGCTGTTTCTTCAGGTTGTGGAATTCCTGATGAGACTGCTTGCATTCCACGGCTCCATTGCCGGAGCTGAAATTCTTTACCACAAAAACGTGATGCTGATCTATGGAACAGCCATGTTGGTTGGTCATTGCCTCCCAGTTACACACAAATTCCGTGGAGGACGCGGCGTTTTCACCTACACTGGCTATCTGCTTTATTTTATGCCACTTCCGATGGTGATAACCCTGTTCGTGGCGTGGCTGATTGTGGTTTTGTGGAAGCAGTTCCGCTTCGCACAATATGTGATTGTAATTCTGCCCGTGTTGCTTTCCCATTTCTTTTTTGCCTTCATCCCCAGTTTCAGAGTGGATTTACCTCGCTTTTTTGTTGCCATCGTCTGGAGCAATGCCATTTTAATGGGGATATTGAATTTTGCCGTCTCTAAAAAACTGGGGGAATTGTAG
- a CDS encoding YggS family pyridoxal phosphate-dependent enzyme produces MSQIAENLKKVQERIAQTLRQCGRDGEKVTLVAVTKTHPVEFVDEVLRLGVTHIAENKVQEAERKIPLLSAPYEGFHFIGRLQTNKINKLLSLNPMLIQSIGSLNLARELNKSLGRKNLTQDILVQINTTAEESKSGISLENAEDMIWQIASLSCLRVRGLMTMGVMSLDPEKTRPFFKQLHALKEKLESQNIPGVSWDHLSMGMSGDFEVALQEGANMLRLGSVIFGQRNYG; encoded by the coding sequence ATGAGCCAAATTGCGGAAAACCTGAAGAAAGTGCAGGAAAGAATTGCCCAAACCTTGCGGCAATGTGGGCGCGATGGTGAAAAAGTCACTTTGGTGGCTGTCACCAAAACCCATCCTGTGGAATTTGTTGATGAAGTCCTGCGTCTTGGCGTCACGCATATCGCGGAAAACAAGGTGCAGGAAGCCGAACGCAAAATCCCGCTTTTAAGCGCTCCCTACGAAGGCTTCCATTTCATCGGCCGCCTGCAGACCAATAAGATTAACAAACTCTTGAGCCTCAATCCCATGCTCATCCAATCCATCGGCAGCTTGAACCTGGCGCGGGAGCTTAATAAATCCCTGGGCAGAAAGAACCTCACCCAGGATATCCTGGTTCAGATAAACACCACCGCCGAGGAATCCAAAAGTGGAATAAGCTTGGAAAATGCCGAGGACATGATTTGGCAAATAGCTTCACTTTCCTGCCTGCGGGTGCGTGGTTTGATGACCATGGGTGTGATGAGCCTGGACCCCGAAAAGACGCGACCATTTTTCAAACAGTTGCACGCGCTGAAAGAAAAGCTGGAAAGCCAAAATATCCCAGGAGTCAGTTGGGACCACCTTTCCATGGGCATGAGCGGCGATTTTGAAGTGGCGTTGCAGGAAGGGGCGAACATGCTGCGCCTGGGTTCCGTCATTTTCGGCCAAAGGAATTACGGGTGA
- a CDS encoding ABC transporter permease, which produces MDISYWGLFFSMLLLLFPLAIFHQLKLKLTKQLLTAFGRMIAQLALIGIWLQLLFEKDNVWLTLFWVLIMLSNAVITLRGRIKFQRRILVSIFFMALGVASLIVMPWLLFVVIRPQPFFAATIVIPIYGMVLGNTMNSCALAMERFEGKLSDNWKAYYTRISLGASHWEAALPAFQQAMHISLLPRLLSIASMGVVSLPGMMSGQILGGASALVAIKYQMMIMAAIFSSVSIADYLAIRLYLKRRFDQFYLPRAEPKKKPRAGAKMSAQTG; this is translated from the coding sequence ATGGATATCAGCTATTGGGGACTCTTCTTTTCGATGTTGCTTCTGCTTTTTCCGCTGGCCATCTTTCATCAATTGAAGCTGAAACTCACCAAACAGCTTCTCACCGCCTTCGGGCGCATGATTGCGCAGCTTGCTCTCATCGGGATTTGGCTGCAACTGCTTTTTGAAAAAGACAATGTTTGGCTCACCCTCTTTTGGGTGCTCATCATGCTCAGCAACGCGGTCATCACCCTGCGCGGCAGGATTAAATTCCAGCGGCGCATCCTGGTCTCCATCTTTTTTATGGCGCTGGGAGTGGCTTCCTTGATTGTGATGCCCTGGCTGCTTTTTGTGGTGATTCGTCCCCAGCCTTTTTTCGCCGCCACCATCGTTATTCCCATCTACGGCATGGTTTTAGGTAACACCATGAACAGTTGCGCCCTGGCGATGGAACGTTTTGAAGGAAAGCTCAGCGACAACTGGAAAGCCTATTACACTCGCATCAGCCTGGGAGCCAGCCACTGGGAAGCCGCTTTGCCCGCCTTCCAGCAGGCCATGCATATTTCACTCTTGCCCAGGCTTTTATCGATTGCCTCCATGGGCGTGGTGAGCCTGCCCGGAATGATGTCGGGTCAAATTTTGGGTGGAGCTTCGGCTTTGGTGGCCATAAAATATCAAATGATGATCATGGCGGCGATTTTCAGCTCGGTTAGCATCGCGGACTATCTGGCTATCCGGCTGTATCTTAAACGTCGTTTCGATCAATTTTATCTGCCCAGGGCGGAGCCGAAAAAAAAGCCTCGTGCCGGGGCTAAAATGTCCGCGCAGACTGGATAA